From Juglans regia cultivar Chandler chromosome 6, Walnut 2.0, whole genome shotgun sequence, the proteins below share one genomic window:
- the LOC109021870 gene encoding branched-chain amino acid aminotransferase 1, mitochondrial-like isoform X6: MIQRCTRFGNCKLVQSFRAGSSSSPSSSSKIGDYHRFASQASSSLQQVLEPSTYSDDENPDVDWDNLGFCMMRTDYMYMTKCTKGECFEQGQLSRYGNIELSPAAGVLNYGQGLFEGTKAYRSEDGRLLLFRPEQNAIRMKMGAERMCMPSPSIDQFVDAVKQTAIANKRWIPPTGKGSLYLRPLLMGSGQILGLGAAPEYIFLIYVSPVGNYFKEGFAPLNLYVEEEFDRASRGGTGGVKSVTNYAPGLKALTRAKSRGFSDVLYLDSVNKKFIEEVSSCNIFILKGNVISSPAANGTILEGVTRKSIIDIAREHGYQVEERVITIDELIDADEVFCTGTAVGVAPVGSVTYKGQR, from the exons ATGATCCAAAGATGCACACGCTTTGGCAACTGCAAGCTGGTTCAATCCTTTCGAGccggttcttcttcttcaccttcttcttcatctAAG ATAGGAGATTACCATAGATTTGCATCTCAGGCTTCCTCTTCTCTGCAACAAGTACTCGAACCATCTACTTACAG CGACGACGAAAACCCAGATGTCGACTGGGATAATCTTGGCTTTTGCATGATGCGTACTGATTACATGTACATGACGAAATGCACTAAAGGAGAGTGTTTTGAACAAGGACAGCTTAGTCGATATGGAAACATTGAGCTGAGCCCTGCTGCTGGAGTTCTAAATTATGGCCAG GGACTGTTTGAAGGCACAAAAGCATATAGGAGTGAAGATGGACGCCTTCTTCTCTTCCGTCCAGAACAGAATGCAATCCGCATGAAAATGGGGGCTGAAAGAATGTGCATGCCATCACCCTCCATCGATCAATTTGTAGATGCTGTGAAGCAAACTGCCATAGCCAACAAGCGTTGG ATTCCTCCTACGGGGAAAGGGTCTCTATATTTGAGGCCTCTGCTCATGGGAAGTGGTCAAATATTGGGTTTGGGTGCAGCACCTGAATACATATTCCTCATCTATGTTTCCCCCGTTGGAAACTATTTCAAG GAGGGTTTTGCACCCTTGAACTTGTATGTTGAGGAAGAGTTTGATCGGGCCTCTCGTGGCGGAACCGGAGGGGTCAAATCGGTCACCAACTATGCCCCA ggTCTGAAAGCATTGACTAGAGCAAAAAGCAGAGGATTTTCTGATGTCCTATACCTGGACTCTGTGAATAAGAAGTTCATTGAGGAGGTGTCATCTTGTAACATTTTCATTCTCAAG GGCAATGTTATTTCGAGTCCTGCAGCAAATGGGACCATTCTTGAAGGAGTTACCCGTAAAAGCATCATTGACATTGCCCGTGAGCATGGTTACCAG GTTGAGGAGCGTGTTATTACCATTGATGAACTGATTGATGCTGATGAAGTTTTCTGCACTGGAACTGCTGTTGGTGTTGCTCCTGTAGGGAGCGTTACATACAAGGGTCAAAGGTAA
- the LOC109021870 gene encoding branched-chain amino acid aminotransferase 1, mitochondrial-like isoform X1 codes for MIQRCTRFGNCKLVQSFRAGSSSSPSSSSKIGDYHRFASQASSSLQQVLEPSTYSDDENPDVDWDNLGFCMMRTDYMYMTKCTKGECFEQGQLSRYGNIELSPAAGVLNYGQGLFEGTKAYRSEDGRLLLFRPEQNAIRMKMGAERMCMPSPSIDQFVDAVKQTAIANKRWIPPTGKGSLYLRPLLMGSGQILGLGAAPEYIFLIYVSPVGNYFKEGFAPLNLYVEEEFDRASRGGTGGVKSVTNYAPGLKALTRAKSRGFSDVLYLDSVNKKFIEEVSSCNIFILKGNVISSPAANGTILEGVTRKSIIDIAREHGYQVEERVITIDELIDADEVFCTGTAVGVAPVGSVTYKGQRIEFKTGPHAVSQKLYTTLEGIKRGLIKDNKGWIVEIE; via the exons ATGATCCAAAGATGCACACGCTTTGGCAACTGCAAGCTGGTTCAATCCTTTCGAGccggttcttcttcttcaccttcttcttcatctAAG ATAGGAGATTACCATAGATTTGCATCTCAGGCTTCCTCTTCTCTGCAACAAGTACTCGAACCATCTACTTACAG CGACGACGAAAACCCAGATGTCGACTGGGATAATCTTGGCTTTTGCATGATGCGTACTGATTACATGTACATGACGAAATGCACTAAAGGAGAGTGTTTTGAACAAGGACAGCTTAGTCGATATGGAAACATTGAGCTGAGCCCTGCTGCTGGAGTTCTAAATTATGGCCAG GGACTGTTTGAAGGCACAAAAGCATATAGGAGTGAAGATGGACGCCTTCTTCTCTTCCGTCCAGAACAGAATGCAATCCGCATGAAAATGGGGGCTGAAAGAATGTGCATGCCATCACCCTCCATCGATCAATTTGTAGATGCTGTGAAGCAAACTGCCATAGCCAACAAGCGTTGG ATTCCTCCTACGGGGAAAGGGTCTCTATATTTGAGGCCTCTGCTCATGGGAAGTGGTCAAATATTGGGTTTGGGTGCAGCACCTGAATACATATTCCTCATCTATGTTTCCCCCGTTGGAAACTATTTCAAG GAGGGTTTTGCACCCTTGAACTTGTATGTTGAGGAAGAGTTTGATCGGGCCTCTCGTGGCGGAACCGGAGGGGTCAAATCGGTCACCAACTATGCCCCA ggTCTGAAAGCATTGACTAGAGCAAAAAGCAGAGGATTTTCTGATGTCCTATACCTGGACTCTGTGAATAAGAAGTTCATTGAGGAGGTGTCATCTTGTAACATTTTCATTCTCAAG GGCAATGTTATTTCGAGTCCTGCAGCAAATGGGACCATTCTTGAAGGAGTTACCCGTAAAAGCATCATTGACATTGCCCGTGAGCATGGTTACCAG GTTGAGGAGCGTGTTATTACCATTGATGAACTGATTGATGCTGATGAAGTTTTCTGCACTGGAACTGCTGTTGGTGTTGCTCCTGTAGGGAGCGTTACATACAAGGGTCAAAG GATTGAGTTTAAAACAGGCCCTCACGCTGTGTCACAGAAATTGTACACAACCCTTGAAGGGATAAAAAGGGGTTTGATTAAAGATAACAAAGGCTGGATAGTAGAGATAGAATAG
- the LOC109021870 gene encoding branched-chain amino acid aminotransferase 1, mitochondrial-like isoform X2, whose translation MIQRCTRFGNCKLVQSFRAGSSSSPSSSSKIGDYHRFASQASSSLQQVLEPSTYSDDENPGVDWDNLGFYMMRTDYMYMTKCTKGECFEQGQLSRYGNIELSPAAGVLNYGQGLFEGTKAYRSEDGRLLLFRPEQNAIRMKMGAERMCMPSPSIDQFVDAVKQTAIANKRWIPPAGKGSLYLRPLLMGSGQILGLGAAPEYIFLIYVSPVGNYFKEGFAPLNLYVEEEFDRASRGGTGGVKSVTNYAPGLKPLTRAKSRGFSDVLYLDSVNKKFIEEVSSCNIFILKGNVIASPAANGTILEGVTRKSIIDIARENGYQVEERVITIDELIDADEVFCTGTAVGVAPVGSVTYKGQRIEFKTGPHTVSQELYTTLEGIKRGLIKDNKGWIVEID comes from the exons ATGATCCAAAGATGCACACGCTTTGGCAACTGCAAGCTGGTTCAATCCTTTCGAGccggttcttcttcttcaccttcttcttcatctAAG ATAGGAGATTACCATAGATTTGCATCTCAGGCTTCCTCTTCTCTGCAACAAGTACTCGAACCATCTACTTACAG CGATGACGAAAACCCAGGTGTCGACTGGGATAATCTTGGCTTTTACATGATGCGTACTGATTACATGTACATGACGAAATGCACTAAAGGAGAGTGTTTTGAACAAGGACAGCTTAGTCGATATGGAAACATTGAGCTGAGCCCTGCTGCTGGAGTTCTAAATTATGGCCAG GGACTGTTTGAAGGCACAAAAGCATATAGGAGTGAAGATGGACGCCTTCTTCTCTTCCGTCCAGAACAGAATGCAATCCGCATGAAAATGGGGGCTGAAAGAATGTGCATGCCATCACCCTCCATTGATCAATTTGTAGATGCTGTGAAGCAAACTGCCATAGCCAACAAGCGTTGG ATTCCTCCTGCGGGTAAAGGGTCTCTATATTTGAGGCCTCTGCTCATGGGAAGTGGTCAAATATTGGGTTTGGGTGCAGCACCTGAATACATATTCCTCATCTATGTTTCCCCCGTTGGAAACTATTTCAAG GAGGGTTTTGCACCCTTGAACTTGTATGTTGAGGAAGAGTTTGATCGTGCCTCTCGTGGCGGAACTGGAGGGGTCAAATCGGTCACCAACTATGCCCCA GGTCTGAAACCTTTGACCAGAGCGAAAAGTAGAGGATTTTCTGATGTCCTATACCTGGACTCTGTGAATAAGAAGTTCATTGAGGAGGTGTCATCTTGTAACATTTTCATTCTAAAG GGCAATGTTATTGCTAGTCCTGCAGCAAATGGGACCATTCTTGAAGGAGTTACCCGTAAAAGCATCATTGACATTGCCCGTGAGAATGGTTATCAG GTTGAGGAGCGTGTTATTACCATTGATGAACTGATTGATGCTGATGAAGTTTTCTGCACTGGAACTGCTGTTGGCGTTGCTCCTGTAGGGAGCGTTACATACAAGGGTCAAAG GATTGAGTTTAAAACAGGCCCTCACACTGTGTCACAGGAACTGTACACAACCCTTGAAGGGATAAAAAGGGGGCTGATTAAAGATAACAAAGGCTGGATAGTAGAGATAGATTAG
- the LOC109021870 gene encoding branched-chain amino acid aminotransferase 1, mitochondrial-like isoform X3: MISRRACFRNLLQSLRTSYSSSKIGDYHRFASQASSSLQQVLEPSTYSDDENPDVDWDNLGFCMMRTDYMYMTKCTKGECFEQGQLSRYGNIELSPAAGVLNYGQGLFEGTKAYRSEDGRLLLFRPEQNAIRMKMGAERMCMPSPSIDQFVDAVKQTAIANKRWIPPTGKGSLYLRPLLMGSGQILGLGAAPEYIFLIYVSPVGNYFKEGFAPLNLYVEEEFDRASRGGTGGVKSVTNYAPGLKALTRAKSRGFSDVLYLDSVNKKFIEEVSSCNIFILKGNVISSPAANGTILEGVTRKSIIDIAREHGYQVEERVITIDELIDADEVFCTGTAVGVAPVGSVTYKGQRIEFKTGPHAVSQKLYTTLEGIKRGLIKDNKGWIVEIE; this comes from the exons ATGATTTCAAGGCGTGCATGCTTTCGCAATTTGCTTCAATCTCTTCGAACCAGTTATTCTTCGTCCAAG ATAGGAGATTACCATAGATTTGCATCTCAGGCTTCCTCTTCTCTGCAACAAGTACTCGAACCATCTACTTACAG CGACGACGAAAACCCAGATGTCGACTGGGATAATCTTGGCTTTTGCATGATGCGTACTGATTACATGTACATGACGAAATGCACTAAAGGAGAGTGTTTTGAACAAGGACAGCTTAGTCGATATGGAAACATTGAGCTGAGCCCTGCTGCTGGAGTTCTAAATTATGGCCAG GGACTGTTTGAAGGCACAAAAGCATATAGGAGTGAAGATGGACGCCTTCTTCTCTTCCGTCCAGAACAGAATGCAATCCGCATGAAAATGGGGGCTGAAAGAATGTGCATGCCATCACCCTCCATCGATCAATTTGTAGATGCTGTGAAGCAAACTGCCATAGCCAACAAGCGTTGG ATTCCTCCTACGGGGAAAGGGTCTCTATATTTGAGGCCTCTGCTCATGGGAAGTGGTCAAATATTGGGTTTGGGTGCAGCACCTGAATACATATTCCTCATCTATGTTTCCCCCGTTGGAAACTATTTCAAG GAGGGTTTTGCACCCTTGAACTTGTATGTTGAGGAAGAGTTTGATCGGGCCTCTCGTGGCGGAACCGGAGGGGTCAAATCGGTCACCAACTATGCCCCA ggTCTGAAAGCATTGACTAGAGCAAAAAGCAGAGGATTTTCTGATGTCCTATACCTGGACTCTGTGAATAAGAAGTTCATTGAGGAGGTGTCATCTTGTAACATTTTCATTCTCAAG GGCAATGTTATTTCGAGTCCTGCAGCAAATGGGACCATTCTTGAAGGAGTTACCCGTAAAAGCATCATTGACATTGCCCGTGAGCATGGTTACCAG GTTGAGGAGCGTGTTATTACCATTGATGAACTGATTGATGCTGATGAAGTTTTCTGCACTGGAACTGCTGTTGGTGTTGCTCCTGTAGGGAGCGTTACATACAAGGGTCAAAG GATTGAGTTTAAAACAGGCCCTCACGCTGTGTCACAGAAATTGTACACAACCCTTGAAGGGATAAAAAGGGGTTTGATTAAAGATAACAAAGGCTGGATAGTAGAGATAGAATAG
- the LOC109021870 gene encoding branched-chain amino acid aminotransferase 1, mitochondrial-like isoform X4 has protein sequence MISRRACFRNLLQSLRTSYSSSKIGDYHRFASQASSSLQQVLEPSTYSDDENPGVDWDNLGFYMMRTDYMYMTKCTKGECFEQGQLSRYGNIELSPAAGVLNYGQGLFEGTKAYRSEDGRLLLFRPEQNAIRMKMGAERMCMPSPSIDQFVDAVKQTAIANKRWIPPAGKGSLYLRPLLMGSGQILGLGAAPEYIFLIYVSPVGNYFKEGFAPLNLYVEEEFDRASRGGTGGVKSVTNYAPGLKPLTRAKSRGFSDVLYLDSVNKKFIEEVSSCNIFILKGNVIASPAANGTILEGVTRKSIIDIARENGYQVEERVITIDELIDADEVFCTGTAVGVAPVGSVTYKGQRIEFKTGPHTVSQELYTTLEGIKRGLIKDNKGWIVEID, from the exons ATGATTTCAAGGCGTGCATGCTTTCGCAATTTGCTTCAATCTCTTCGAACCAGTTATTCTTCGTCCAAG ATAGGAGATTACCATAGATTTGCATCTCAGGCTTCCTCTTCTCTGCAACAAGTACTCGAACCATCTACTTACAG CGATGACGAAAACCCAGGTGTCGACTGGGATAATCTTGGCTTTTACATGATGCGTACTGATTACATGTACATGACGAAATGCACTAAAGGAGAGTGTTTTGAACAAGGACAGCTTAGTCGATATGGAAACATTGAGCTGAGCCCTGCTGCTGGAGTTCTAAATTATGGCCAG GGACTGTTTGAAGGCACAAAAGCATATAGGAGTGAAGATGGACGCCTTCTTCTCTTCCGTCCAGAACAGAATGCAATCCGCATGAAAATGGGGGCTGAAAGAATGTGCATGCCATCACCCTCCATTGATCAATTTGTAGATGCTGTGAAGCAAACTGCCATAGCCAACAAGCGTTGG ATTCCTCCTGCGGGTAAAGGGTCTCTATATTTGAGGCCTCTGCTCATGGGAAGTGGTCAAATATTGGGTTTGGGTGCAGCACCTGAATACATATTCCTCATCTATGTTTCCCCCGTTGGAAACTATTTCAAG GAGGGTTTTGCACCCTTGAACTTGTATGTTGAGGAAGAGTTTGATCGTGCCTCTCGTGGCGGAACTGGAGGGGTCAAATCGGTCACCAACTATGCCCCA GGTCTGAAACCTTTGACCAGAGCGAAAAGTAGAGGATTTTCTGATGTCCTATACCTGGACTCTGTGAATAAGAAGTTCATTGAGGAGGTGTCATCTTGTAACATTTTCATTCTAAAG GGCAATGTTATTGCTAGTCCTGCAGCAAATGGGACCATTCTTGAAGGAGTTACCCGTAAAAGCATCATTGACATTGCCCGTGAGAATGGTTATCAG GTTGAGGAGCGTGTTATTACCATTGATGAACTGATTGATGCTGATGAAGTTTTCTGCACTGGAACTGCTGTTGGCGTTGCTCCTGTAGGGAGCGTTACATACAAGGGTCAAAG GATTGAGTTTAAAACAGGCCCTCACACTGTGTCACAGGAACTGTACACAACCCTTGAAGGGATAAAAAGGGGGCTGATTAAAGATAACAAAGGCTGGATAGTAGAGATAGATTAG
- the LOC109021870 gene encoding branched-chain amino acid aminotransferase 1, mitochondrial-like isoform X7, whose protein sequence is MMRTDYMYMTKCTKGECFEQGQLSRYGNIELSPAAGVLNYGQGLFEGTKAYRSEDGRLLLFRPEQNAIRMKMGAERMCMPSPSIDQFVDAVKQTAIANKRWIPPTGKGSLYLRPLLMGSGQILGLGAAPEYIFLIYVSPVGNYFKEGFAPLNLYVEEEFDRASRGGTGGVKSVTNYAPGLKALTRAKSRGFSDVLYLDSVNKKFIEEVSSCNIFILKGNVISSPAANGTILEGVTRKSIIDIAREHGYQVEERVITIDELIDADEVFCTGTAVGVAPVGSVTYKGQRIEFKTGPHAVSQKLYTTLEGIKRGLIKDNKGWIVEIE, encoded by the exons ATGATGCGTACTGATTACATGTACATGACGAAATGCACTAAAGGAGAGTGTTTTGAACAAGGACAGCTTAGTCGATATGGAAACATTGAGCTGAGCCCTGCTGCTGGAGTTCTAAATTATGGCCAG GGACTGTTTGAAGGCACAAAAGCATATAGGAGTGAAGATGGACGCCTTCTTCTCTTCCGTCCAGAACAGAATGCAATCCGCATGAAAATGGGGGCTGAAAGAATGTGCATGCCATCACCCTCCATCGATCAATTTGTAGATGCTGTGAAGCAAACTGCCATAGCCAACAAGCGTTGG ATTCCTCCTACGGGGAAAGGGTCTCTATATTTGAGGCCTCTGCTCATGGGAAGTGGTCAAATATTGGGTTTGGGTGCAGCACCTGAATACATATTCCTCATCTATGTTTCCCCCGTTGGAAACTATTTCAAG GAGGGTTTTGCACCCTTGAACTTGTATGTTGAGGAAGAGTTTGATCGGGCCTCTCGTGGCGGAACCGGAGGGGTCAAATCGGTCACCAACTATGCCCCA ggTCTGAAAGCATTGACTAGAGCAAAAAGCAGAGGATTTTCTGATGTCCTATACCTGGACTCTGTGAATAAGAAGTTCATTGAGGAGGTGTCATCTTGTAACATTTTCATTCTCAAG GGCAATGTTATTTCGAGTCCTGCAGCAAATGGGACCATTCTTGAAGGAGTTACCCGTAAAAGCATCATTGACATTGCCCGTGAGCATGGTTACCAG GTTGAGGAGCGTGTTATTACCATTGATGAACTGATTGATGCTGATGAAGTTTTCTGCACTGGAACTGCTGTTGGTGTTGCTCCTGTAGGGAGCGTTACATACAAGGGTCAAAG GATTGAGTTTAAAACAGGCCCTCACGCTGTGTCACAGAAATTGTACACAACCCTTGAAGGGATAAAAAGGGGTTTGATTAAAGATAACAAAGGCTGGATAGTAGAGATAGAATAG
- the LOC109021870 gene encoding branched-chain amino acid aminotransferase 1, mitochondrial-like isoform X5, with product MISRRACFRNLLQSLRTSYSSSKIGDYHRFASRASSFLQQVFEPSTYSDDENPGVDWDNLGFYMMRTDYMYMTKCTKGECFEQGQLSRYGNIELSPAAGVLNYGQGLFEGTKAYRSEDGRLLLFRPEQNAIRMKMGAERMCMPSPSIDQFVDAVKQTAIANKRWIPPAGKGSLYLRPLLMGSGQILGLGAAPEYIFLIYVSPVGNYFKEGFAPLNLYVEEEFDRASRGGTGGVKSVTNYAPGLKPLTRAKSRGFSDVLYLDSVNKKFIEEVSSCNIFILKGNVIASPAANGTILEGVTRKSIIDIARENGYQVEERVITIDELIDADEVFCTGTAVGVAPVGSVTYKGQRIEFKTGPHTVSQELYTTLEGIKRGLIKDNKGWIVEID from the exons ATGATTTCAAGGCGTGCATGCTTTCGCAATTTGCTTCAATCTCTTCGTACCAGTTATTCTTCGTCCAAG ATAGGAGATTACCATAGATTTGCATCTCGGGCTTCCTCTTTCCTGCAACAAGTATTCGAACCATCTACTTACAG CGATGACGAAAACCCAGGTGTCGACTGGGATAATCTTGGCTTTTACATGATGCGTACTGATTACATGTACATGACGAAATGCACTAAAGGAGAGTGTTTTGAACAAGGACAGCTTAGTCGATATGGAAACATTGAGCTGAGCCCTGCTGCTGGAGTTCTAAATTATGGCCAG GGACTGTTTGAAGGCACAAAAGCATATAGGAGTGAAGATGGACGCCTTCTTCTCTTCCGTCCAGAACAGAATGCAATCCGCATGAAAATGGGGGCTGAAAGAATGTGCATGCCATCACCCTCCATTGATCAATTTGTAGATGCTGTGAAGCAAACTGCCATAGCCAACAAGCGTTGG ATTCCTCCTGCGGGTAAAGGGTCTCTATATTTGAGGCCTCTGCTCATGGGAAGTGGTCAAATATTGGGTTTGGGTGCAGCACCTGAATACATATTCCTCATCTATGTTTCCCCCGTTGGAAACTATTTCAAG GAGGGTTTTGCACCCTTGAACTTGTATGTTGAGGAAGAGTTTGATCGTGCCTCTCGTGGCGGAACTGGAGGGGTCAAATCGGTCACCAACTATGCCCCA GGTCTGAAACCTTTGACCAGAGCGAAAAGTAGAGGATTTTCTGATGTCCTATACCTGGACTCTGTGAATAAGAAGTTCATTGAGGAGGTGTCATCTTGTAACATTTTCATTCTAAAG GGCAATGTTATTGCTAGTCCTGCAGCAAATGGGACCATTCTTGAAGGAGTTACCCGTAAAAGCATCATTGACATTGCCCGTGAGAATGGTTATCAG GTTGAGGAGCGTGTTATTACCATTGATGAACTGATTGATGCTGATGAAGTTTTCTGCACTGGAACTGCTGTTGGCGTTGCTCCTGTAGGGAGCGTTACATACAAGGGTCAAAG GATTGAGTTTAAAACAGGCCCTCACACTGTGTCACAGGAACTGTACACAACCCTTGAAGGGATAAAAAGGGGGCTGATTAAAGATAACAAAGGCTGGATAGTAGAGATAGATTAG
- the LOC108985354 gene encoding protein DETOXIFICATION 27-like gives MGVRKEDEEPLLVSDPQQNEQEEEEQERRREGNAGDLVRQTWLESKKMWAIAGPSMFSRLAMFSMTVITQSFAGHLSDLDLAAISIASTVIIAFTFGFLLGMASALETLCGQAYGARRYHMLGIYLQRSWIVLFLFSLLLLPMFVFATPILKLLGQSDAVAEESGVVAMWLIPMHLSFPFQFTLQRFLQCQLKTGVIAWISGGALAVHVFVSWLFVYKLSVGIVGTALTLDFSWWLSALGLFGYAVCGGCPHSWTGFSAQALSGLWEFFKLSVASGVMLALENFYYRILIIVSAYFHKTEVAVDALSICITIFAWESMIPLGFLAATGVRVANELGAGNAKGAKFATTVSVLTSLVIGLLFWSIIMGFHKKLAMIFTSSPSVLAMVNELAVLLAFTILVNCIQPVLSGVAVGAGWQAVVAFINIGSYYLVGVPLAVFLGWLLPSGITSIWAGMICGTVVQTLILTVITLRFEWEKEAQKAQIHITNEAASNN, from the exons ATGGGAGTGAGAAAAGAAGACGAAGAACCTCTGTTAGTGTCAGacccacaacaaaatgaacaagaagaagaagagcaagAGCGACGTAGAGAAGGAAATGCAGGGGATCTGGTCAGACAAACATGGTTGGAGTCGAAGAAGATGTGGGCGATTGCTGGGCCCTCTATGTTTAGCAGGCTGGCAATGTTCTCCATGACCGTCATAACACAGTCATTCGCCGGCCACCTTAGTGACCTTGACCTCGCCGCAATCTCCATAGCCTCCACCGTCATCATAGCTTTCACTTTCGGCTTCTTG CTGGGCATGGCTAGCGCGCTCGAGACGCTCTGTGGCCAAGCTTACGGAGCCAGACGGTACCACATGTTGGGTATCTACCTTCAGCGTTCTTGGATTGTTCTGTTTCTATTTTCGCTTCTGCTACTGCCCATGTTCGTGTTTGCTACGCCCATACTAAAGCTTCTCGGGCAGTCCGATGCGGTGGCGGAGGAGTCGGGGGTGGTGGCAATGTGGCTTATTCCGATGCACCTGAGCTTCCCATTTCAGTTCACATTGCAGAGGTTCTTGCAGTGCCAGCTAAAGACGGGGGTTATTGCTTGGATCTCAGGGGGGGCTCTTGCAGTCCACGTGTTTGTGAGTTGGCTTTTTGTATATAAGCTGAGCGTGGGGATTGTTGGGACTGCTCTTACTCTTGATTTCTCGTGGTGGCTGTCTGCTTTGGGGCTTTTTGGTTACGCTGTATGTGGAGGATGTCCTCATTCTTGGACTGGTTTTTCAGCTCAAGCTTTGAGTGGGCTCTGGGAATTTTTTAAGCTCTCTGTGGCTTCTGGGGTTATGCTCGC GTTGGAGAATTTCTATTACAGAATATTGATTATAGTGTCGGCGTATTTTCACAAAACTGAGGTTGCAGTTGATGCACTTTCCATCTG CATAACTATCTTTGCCTGGGAATCTATGATTCCTCTTGGATTTCTGGCTGCAACTGG TGTCCGTGTAGCAAATGAGCTTGGTGCAGGCAATGCAAAAGGTGCAAAATTTGCAACCACAGTCTCAGTGTTGACCTCCTTAGTTATTGGACTTCTGTTTTGGTCAATAATCATGGGCTTCCATAAGAAGCTTGCGATGATATTTACCTCCAGCCCTTCCGTTCTTGCAATGGTCAATGAATTAGCAGTCCTATTGGCATTCACAATACTTGTAAATTGCATTCAACCAGTTCTTTCAG GGGTAGCTGTTGGAGCTGGTTGGCAAGCTGTAGTGGCTTTCATAAACATAGGTAGCTACTACTTAGTTGGGGTCCCTCTTGCGGTTTTCCTGGGCTGGTTGCTACCTTCTGGGATTACG AGTATCTGGGCTGGAATGATTTGTGGAACTGTGGTTCAGACATTGATACTAACTGTCATCACGCTGAGATTTGAATGGGAAAAAGAG GCACAAAAGGCACAGATTCATATAACAAACGAGGCAGCTTCTAACAACTAA